In Melospiza melodia melodia isolate bMelMel2 chromosome 11, bMelMel2.pri, whole genome shotgun sequence, the following proteins share a genomic window:
- the TIE1 gene encoding tyrosine-protein kinase receptor Tie-1 isoform X3, whose product MGLQLYLLLLFPHLAGAILDITLVANVQSLSHSDFFLSCVMGEHDVSYLQIERENKIVMTHPKMNFQNYRNHSNQVQARGFSKGDPVGILYCLGRTPTEQAQVVYVHNSHNAHLFPVKATQSVNVAEAATFSARILKRKETDVMWKRNGTYYQTTDRGEVQDDHVVLTLPNVSVNESGVYSAAFMGDSPLLSAFYRLIVRACPAKKWGPSCDKDCPDCLNGGICHDHVGECICPPGFMGTRCERACQEGQFGRNCQETCQRAQGCQGLSFCLLDPYGCSCASGWSGSRCDQACPSGFYGPDCALKCTCQNGGSCNRFSGCVCPAGWHGQHCEKSDRFPQIIQLASELEFNLGSEPIISCVAIGNPLPTRDSVELRKADGTVLKVIKTIIEPKQITCEFEVRHLTKADTGLWECRVSTTGGQDSRKVKVNIRVPPVSFPSSPQVPPVPLSAPRLLAKQSRQLVVSPVDSFSGDGPITSIKLFYKPKDDNSAWSSIVVDNSENITLMNLRPVTAYIVKAQLSRPGAGGEGSKGPEAIMVTDCLEPTVKPVIEGWSVEDKNMLHVTWKLPSNHEPAHGFIVHLFDSARRLVSEKNITSISVLSARIGGLEFNKEYRLEVLVYHCTSLGPPSDPYKVMINSKGPSSPQLLSAEPVSDTAVRLSWQVPEYPNGGITKYIVELQQVGGTSEPQWIDTDSGAETTKIVGGLNASTSYQFRVRANSHVPGEWSLPVKAKTLGDGVLSVPPSLGSQGTEQAGTDQQLLLAIVGSVSVTCFTILFALLALFLIKKNFFHRRRTFTYQSGSGEETILQFNSGTLTLTRRPKPQPEPLSYPILEWEDIKFEDMIGEGNFGQVIRAMIKKDGLKMNAAIKMLKEFASENDHRDFAGELEVLCKLGHHPNIINLLGACENKGYLYIAIEYAPYGNLLDFLRKSRVLETDPAFAKEHGTASTLTSQQLLQFASDVAKGMQYLSEKQFIHRDLAARNILVGENLASKIADFGLSRGEEVYVKKTMGRLPVRWMAIESLNYSVYTTKSDVWSFGVLLWEIVSLGGTPYCGMTCAELYEKLPQGYRMEKPRNCDDEVYELMRQCWRDRPYERPPFAQISMQLIRMLEARKAYVNMALFENFTYAGIDATAEEA is encoded by the exons ATGGGACTCCAGCTTTATCTTCTACTTCTCTTCCCACATCTGGCAG GGGCCATCCTGGACATCACCCTGGTCGCCAACGTGCAGAGCCTGTCCCACTCCGACTTCTTCCTCTCCTGCGTGATGGGGGAGCACGACGTGAGCTACCTGCAGATCGAGCGGGAGAACAAGATCGTGATGACTCACCCCAAAATGAACTTCCAAAACTACCGCAACCACAGCAACCAAGTCCAGGCCAGGGGCTTCTCCAAGGGTGACCCGGTGGGGATCCTCTACTGCCTGGGGCGCACCCCGACCGAGCAGGCCCAGGTGGTCTATGTGCACAACAGCCACAATG cccaCCTCTTCCCAGTGAAGGCCACACAGTCTGTGAATGTTGCCGAGGCGGCCACCTTCTCTGCCAGGATCCTCAAGAGGAAGGAGACAGATGTTATGTGGAAAAGAAACG GCACCTACTACCAAACCACGGACCGGGGTGAGGTGCAGGATGACCACGTTGTCCTGACACTCCCCAATGTCAGTGTCAACGAAAGCGGTGTCTACAGTGCCGCGTTCATGGGGGACAGCCCTCTGTTGAGTGCCTTCTACCGCCTCATCGTGAGAG cCTGCCCTGCGAAGAAATGGGGACCATCCTGTGACAAGGACTGTCCCGACTGTCTGAACGGCGGCATCTGCCACGACCACGTTGGTGAATGCATCTGCCCTCCAGGGTTCATGGGCACCCGCTGTGAGAGAG CCTGCCAGGAAGGCCAGTTTGGCCGCAACTGCCAGGAGACGTGCcagagagcccagggctgccaggggctgagcttCTGCCTTCTTGACCCCtatggctgctcctgtgcctcggGCTGGAGCGGCTCCCGCTGCGACCAAG cctgtccctcaGGATTCTACGGCCCTGACTGTGCCCTGAAGTGCACCTGCCAAAATGGAGGCAGCTGTAACCGCTTCAGTGGCTGTGTCTGCCCCGCAGGCTGGCATGGGCAGCACTGTGAGAAGTCAG ACCGGTTCCCCCAGATCATCCAGCTGGCCTCAGAGCTGGAGTTCAACCTGGGCTCAGAGCCCATCATCAGCTGTGTGGCCATTGGCAACCCACTGCCCACCAGGGACAGTGTGGAGCTGCGCAAGGCTGACGGCACTGTCCTCAAG GTCATCAAAACCATCATCGAGCCGAAGCAGATCACCTGCGAGTTTGAGGTGCGGCACCTGACAAAGGCGGACACGGGGCTCTGGGAGTGCCGGGTCTCCACCACCGGGGGCCAGGACAGCCGGAAAGTCAAGGTCAATATCCGAG TCCCACCAGTGTCATTCCCTTCTTCCCCCCAAGTGCCACCAGTGCCCTTGAGCGCCCCCCGGCTGTTGGCCAAGCAGAGTCGCCAGCTCGTGGTGTCACCTGTGGACAGCTTCTCTGGTGATGGACCCATCACCTCCATCAAGCTCTTCTACAAGCCCAAGGATGACAATTCAGCATGGTCATCCATTGTGG TCGACAACAGCGAGAACATCACCCTCATGAACCTCCGGCCAGTGACCGCCTACATCGTCAAGGCGCAGCTGAGCCGGCCAGGGGCTGGTGGGGAGGGCAGCAAGGGTCCTGAAGCCATCATGGTGACTGACTGCCTTG AGCCCACAGTCAAACCTGTGATCGAAGGCTGGTCCGTAGAAGATAAAAATATGCTTCATGTCACCTGGAAGTTGCCAAGCAACCATGAGCCAGCACATGGGTTCATCGTCCACCTCTTTGACTCTGCAAGGCGGTTGGTCTCTGAGAAAAACATCACATCCATCTCTGTGCTCTCTGCCCGCATTGGGGGCTTGGAGTTTAACAAGGAGTACAGACTGGAGGTGCTGGTGTACCACTGCACCAGCCTGGGGCCACCCTCGGACCCCTACAAGGTCATGATCAACAGTAAAG GGCCCTCCTCCCCACAGCTGCTCTCGGCAGAGCCCGTGTCCGACACGGCGGTCAGGCTCTCCTGGCAGGTGCCCGAGTACCCCAACGGGGGCATCACCAAGTACATCGTCGAGCTGCAGCAGGTGGGGGGCACCAGTGAACCCCAGTGGATTGACACCGACAGCGGCGCCGAGACCACCAAGATCGTTGGGGGCCTCAATGCCAGCACCAGCTACCAGTTTCGTGTCCGTGCCAACTCCCACGTGCCAGGGGAATGGAGCCTGCCCGTGAAAGCCAAGACCCTCGGGGACG GAGTGCTGAGTGTgccgcccagcctgggcagccagggcactgAGCAGGCGGGAACAGACCAGCAGCTGCTCTTGGCCATTGTTGGCTCTGTGTCCGTCACTTGCTTCACCATCCTCTTTGCTCTCCTGGCACTTTTCCTCATCAAGAAGAATTTTTTCCACCGGCGCCGCACCTTTACGTACCAGTCTGGCTCG GGGGAAGAGACCATCCTGCAGTTCAACTCAGGGACCCTGACCCTCACGCGCCGGCCCAAGCCGCAGCCTGAGCCCCTCAGCTACCCCATCCTGGAGTGGGAAGACATCAAGTTTGAGGACATGATCGGGGAGGGCAATTTTGGGCAGGTAATCAGGGCCATGATCAAAAAGGACGGCCTGAAAATGAATGCAGCCATCAAGATGCTGAAAG AGTTTGCTTCAGAGAATGACCATCGGGACTTTGCTGGGGAGCTGGAGGTGCTGTGCAAACTgggccatcaccccaacatcatCAACTTGCTGGGTGCCTGTGAGAACAAGG GCTACCTGTACATCGCCATTGAGTACGCTCCATATGGAAACCTCCTCGACTTCCTCCGCAAAAGCCGAGTCTTGGAGACCGACCCAGCCTTTGCCAAAGAGCACGGCACTGCCTCCACCCTCacatcccagcagctcctccagttTGCTTCAGATGTGGCCAAGGGGATGCAGTACCTGAGTGAGAAGCAG TTCATTCACAGGGACCTGGCAGCAAGAAACATTCTGGTGGGAGAAAACCTGGCCTCCAAAATTGCTGACTTTGGCCTCTCCAGAGGGGAGGAGGTCTATGTGAAGAAGACAATG GGCCGTTTGCCAGTTCGCTGGATGGCCATCGAGTCCCTCAACTACAGCGTGTACACCACAAAGAGTGATGT GTGGTCATTCGGTGTCCTGCTCTGGGAGATTGTCAGCTTGG GGGGGACACCGTACTGCGGGATGACGTGTGCCGAGCTCTATGAGAAGCTGCCCCAGGGATACCGCATGGAGAAGCCGCGTAACTGCGACGACGAGGT GTACGAGCTGATGCGGCAGTGCTGGCGGGACCGCCCCTACGAGCGCCCTCCCTTCGCCCAGATCTCCATGCAGCTCATCCGCATGCTGGAGGCCAGGAAG GCCTACGTGAACATGGCCCTGTTCGAGAACTTCACCTACGCGGGGATTGATGCCACCGCCGAGGAGGCGTGA
- the TIE1 gene encoding tyrosine-protein kinase receptor Tie-1 isoform X4, with the protein MGLQLYLLLLFPHLAGAILDITLVANVQSLSHSDFFLSCVMGEHDVSYLQIERENKIVMTHPKMNFQNYRNHSNQVQARGFSKGDPVGILYCLGRTPTEQAQVVYVHNSHNAHLFPVKATQSVNVAEAATFSARILKRKETDVMWKRNGTYYQTTDRGEVQDDHVVLTLPNVSVNESGVYSAAFMGDSPLLSAFYRLIVRACPAKKWGPSCDKDCPDCLNGGICHDHVGECICPPGFMGTRCERACQEGQFGRNCQETCQRAQGCQGLSFCLLDPYGCSCASGWSGSRCDQACPSGFYGPDCALKCTCQNGGSCNRFSGCVCPAGWHGQHCEKSDRFPQIIQLASELEFNLGSEPIISCVAIGNPLPTRDSVELRKADGTVLKVIKTIIEPKQITCEFEVRHLTKADTGLWECRVSTTGGQDSRKVKVNIRVPPVPLSAPRLLAKQSRQLVVSPVDSFSGDGPITSIKLFYKPKDDNSAWSSIVVDNSENITLMNLRPVTAYIVKAQLSRPGAGGEGSKGPEAIMVTDCLEPTVKPVIEGWSVEDKNMLHVTWKLPSNHEPAHGFIVHLFDSARRLVSEKNITSISVLSARIGGLEFNKEYRLEVLVYHCTSLGPPSDPYKVMINSKGPSSPQLLSAEPVSDTAVRLSWQVPEYPNGGITKYIVELQQVGGTSEPQWIDTDSGAETTKIVGGLNASTSYQFRVRANSHVPGEWSLPVKAKTLGDGVLSVPPSLGSQGTEQAGTDQQLLLAIVGSVSVTCFTILFALLALFLIKKNFFHRRRTFTYQSGSGEETILQFNSGTLTLTRRPKPQPEPLSYPILEWEDIKFEDMIGEGNFGQVIRAMIKKDGLKMNAAIKMLKEFASENDHRDFAGELEVLCKLGHHPNIINLLGACENKGYLYIAIEYAPYGNLLDFLRKSRVLETDPAFAKEHGTASTLTSQQLLQFASDVAKGMQYLSEKQFIHRDLAARNILVGENLASKIADFGLSRGEEVYVKKTMGRLPVRWMAIESLNYSVYTTKSDVWSFGVLLWEIVSLGGTPYCGMTCAELYEKLPQGYRMEKPRNCDDEVYELMRQCWRDRPYERPPFAQISMQLIRMLEARKAYVNMALFENFTYAGIDATAEEA; encoded by the exons ATGGGACTCCAGCTTTATCTTCTACTTCTCTTCCCACATCTGGCAG GGGCCATCCTGGACATCACCCTGGTCGCCAACGTGCAGAGCCTGTCCCACTCCGACTTCTTCCTCTCCTGCGTGATGGGGGAGCACGACGTGAGCTACCTGCAGATCGAGCGGGAGAACAAGATCGTGATGACTCACCCCAAAATGAACTTCCAAAACTACCGCAACCACAGCAACCAAGTCCAGGCCAGGGGCTTCTCCAAGGGTGACCCGGTGGGGATCCTCTACTGCCTGGGGCGCACCCCGACCGAGCAGGCCCAGGTGGTCTATGTGCACAACAGCCACAATG cccaCCTCTTCCCAGTGAAGGCCACACAGTCTGTGAATGTTGCCGAGGCGGCCACCTTCTCTGCCAGGATCCTCAAGAGGAAGGAGACAGATGTTATGTGGAAAAGAAACG GCACCTACTACCAAACCACGGACCGGGGTGAGGTGCAGGATGACCACGTTGTCCTGACACTCCCCAATGTCAGTGTCAACGAAAGCGGTGTCTACAGTGCCGCGTTCATGGGGGACAGCCCTCTGTTGAGTGCCTTCTACCGCCTCATCGTGAGAG cCTGCCCTGCGAAGAAATGGGGACCATCCTGTGACAAGGACTGTCCCGACTGTCTGAACGGCGGCATCTGCCACGACCACGTTGGTGAATGCATCTGCCCTCCAGGGTTCATGGGCACCCGCTGTGAGAGAG CCTGCCAGGAAGGCCAGTTTGGCCGCAACTGCCAGGAGACGTGCcagagagcccagggctgccaggggctgagcttCTGCCTTCTTGACCCCtatggctgctcctgtgcctcggGCTGGAGCGGCTCCCGCTGCGACCAAG cctgtccctcaGGATTCTACGGCCCTGACTGTGCCCTGAAGTGCACCTGCCAAAATGGAGGCAGCTGTAACCGCTTCAGTGGCTGTGTCTGCCCCGCAGGCTGGCATGGGCAGCACTGTGAGAAGTCAG ACCGGTTCCCCCAGATCATCCAGCTGGCCTCAGAGCTGGAGTTCAACCTGGGCTCAGAGCCCATCATCAGCTGTGTGGCCATTGGCAACCCACTGCCCACCAGGGACAGTGTGGAGCTGCGCAAGGCTGACGGCACTGTCCTCAAG GTCATCAAAACCATCATCGAGCCGAAGCAGATCACCTGCGAGTTTGAGGTGCGGCACCTGACAAAGGCGGACACGGGGCTCTGGGAGTGCCGGGTCTCCACCACCGGGGGCCAGGACAGCCGGAAAGTCAAGGTCAATATCCGAG TGCCACCAGTGCCCTTGAGCGCCCCCCGGCTGTTGGCCAAGCAGAGTCGCCAGCTCGTGGTGTCACCTGTGGACAGCTTCTCTGGTGATGGACCCATCACCTCCATCAAGCTCTTCTACAAGCCCAAGGATGACAATTCAGCATGGTCATCCATTGTGG TCGACAACAGCGAGAACATCACCCTCATGAACCTCCGGCCAGTGACCGCCTACATCGTCAAGGCGCAGCTGAGCCGGCCAGGGGCTGGTGGGGAGGGCAGCAAGGGTCCTGAAGCCATCATGGTGACTGACTGCCTTG AGCCCACAGTCAAACCTGTGATCGAAGGCTGGTCCGTAGAAGATAAAAATATGCTTCATGTCACCTGGAAGTTGCCAAGCAACCATGAGCCAGCACATGGGTTCATCGTCCACCTCTTTGACTCTGCAAGGCGGTTGGTCTCTGAGAAAAACATCACATCCATCTCTGTGCTCTCTGCCCGCATTGGGGGCTTGGAGTTTAACAAGGAGTACAGACTGGAGGTGCTGGTGTACCACTGCACCAGCCTGGGGCCACCCTCGGACCCCTACAAGGTCATGATCAACAGTAAAG GGCCCTCCTCCCCACAGCTGCTCTCGGCAGAGCCCGTGTCCGACACGGCGGTCAGGCTCTCCTGGCAGGTGCCCGAGTACCCCAACGGGGGCATCACCAAGTACATCGTCGAGCTGCAGCAGGTGGGGGGCACCAGTGAACCCCAGTGGATTGACACCGACAGCGGCGCCGAGACCACCAAGATCGTTGGGGGCCTCAATGCCAGCACCAGCTACCAGTTTCGTGTCCGTGCCAACTCCCACGTGCCAGGGGAATGGAGCCTGCCCGTGAAAGCCAAGACCCTCGGGGACG GAGTGCTGAGTGTgccgcccagcctgggcagccagggcactgAGCAGGCGGGAACAGACCAGCAGCTGCTCTTGGCCATTGTTGGCTCTGTGTCCGTCACTTGCTTCACCATCCTCTTTGCTCTCCTGGCACTTTTCCTCATCAAGAAGAATTTTTTCCACCGGCGCCGCACCTTTACGTACCAGTCTGGCTCG GGGGAAGAGACCATCCTGCAGTTCAACTCAGGGACCCTGACCCTCACGCGCCGGCCCAAGCCGCAGCCTGAGCCCCTCAGCTACCCCATCCTGGAGTGGGAAGACATCAAGTTTGAGGACATGATCGGGGAGGGCAATTTTGGGCAGGTAATCAGGGCCATGATCAAAAAGGACGGCCTGAAAATGAATGCAGCCATCAAGATGCTGAAAG AGTTTGCTTCAGAGAATGACCATCGGGACTTTGCTGGGGAGCTGGAGGTGCTGTGCAAACTgggccatcaccccaacatcatCAACTTGCTGGGTGCCTGTGAGAACAAGG GCTACCTGTACATCGCCATTGAGTACGCTCCATATGGAAACCTCCTCGACTTCCTCCGCAAAAGCCGAGTCTTGGAGACCGACCCAGCCTTTGCCAAAGAGCACGGCACTGCCTCCACCCTCacatcccagcagctcctccagttTGCTTCAGATGTGGCCAAGGGGATGCAGTACCTGAGTGAGAAGCAG TTCATTCACAGGGACCTGGCAGCAAGAAACATTCTGGTGGGAGAAAACCTGGCCTCCAAAATTGCTGACTTTGGCCTCTCCAGAGGGGAGGAGGTCTATGTGAAGAAGACAATG GGCCGTTTGCCAGTTCGCTGGATGGCCATCGAGTCCCTCAACTACAGCGTGTACACCACAAAGAGTGATGT GTGGTCATTCGGTGTCCTGCTCTGGGAGATTGTCAGCTTGG GGGGGACACCGTACTGCGGGATGACGTGTGCCGAGCTCTATGAGAAGCTGCCCCAGGGATACCGCATGGAGAAGCCGCGTAACTGCGACGACGAGGT GTACGAGCTGATGCGGCAGTGCTGGCGGGACCGCCCCTACGAGCGCCCTCCCTTCGCCCAGATCTCCATGCAGCTCATCCGCATGCTGGAGGCCAGGAAG GCCTACGTGAACATGGCCCTGTTCGAGAACTTCACCTACGCGGGGATTGATGCCACCGCCGAGGAGGCGTGA
- the TIE1 gene encoding tyrosine-protein kinase receptor Tie-1 isoform X1 — MGLQLYLLLLFPHLAGAILDITLVANVQSLSHSDFFLSCVMGEHDVSYLQIERENKIVMTHPKMNFQNYRNHSNQVQARGFSKGDPVGILYCLGRTPTEQAQVVYVHNSHNAHLFPVKATQSVNVAEAATFSARILKRKETDVMWKRNGTYYQTTDRGEVQDDHVVLTLPNVSVNESGVYSAAFMGDSPLLSAFYRLIVRACPAKKWGPSCDKDCPDCLNGGICHDHVGECICPPGFMGTRCERACQEGQFGRNCQETCQRAQGCQGLSFCLLDPYGCSCASGWSGSRCDQACPSGFYGPDCALKCTCQNGGSCNRFSGCVCPAGWHGQHCEKSDRFPQIIQLASELEFNLGSEPIISCVAIGNPLPTRDSVELRKADGTVLKVIKTIIEPKQITCEFEVRHLTKADTGLWECRVSTTGGQDSRKVKVNIRVPPVSFPSSPQVPPVPLSAPRLLAKQSRQLVVSPVDSFSGDGPITSIKLFYKPKDDNSAWSSIVVDNSENITLMNLRPVTAYIVKAQLSRPGAGGEGSKGPEAIMVTDCLEPTVKPVIEGWSVEDKNMLHVTWKLPSNHEPAHGFIVHLFDSARRLVSEKNITSISVLSARIGGLEFNKEYRLEVLVYHCTSLGPPSDPYKVMINSKGPSSPQLLSAEPVSDTAVRLSWQVPEYPNGGITKYIVELQQVGGTSEPQWIDTDSGAETTKIVGGLNASTSYQFRVRANSHVPGEWSLPVKAKTLGDGVLSVPPSLGSQGTEQAGTDQQLLLAIVGSVSVTCFTILFALLALFLIKKNFFHRRRTFTYQSGSVSAACPARTVSPAPQVPARSRSRSIASSPDAARPHFHTERGEETILQFNSGTLTLTRRPKPQPEPLSYPILEWEDIKFEDMIGEGNFGQVIRAMIKKDGLKMNAAIKMLKEFASENDHRDFAGELEVLCKLGHHPNIINLLGACENKGYLYIAIEYAPYGNLLDFLRKSRVLETDPAFAKEHGTASTLTSQQLLQFASDVAKGMQYLSEKQFIHRDLAARNILVGENLASKIADFGLSRGEEVYVKKTMGRLPVRWMAIESLNYSVYTTKSDVWSFGVLLWEIVSLGGTPYCGMTCAELYEKLPQGYRMEKPRNCDDEVYELMRQCWRDRPYERPPFAQISMQLIRMLEARKAYVNMALFENFTYAGIDATAEEA, encoded by the exons ATGGGACTCCAGCTTTATCTTCTACTTCTCTTCCCACATCTGGCAG GGGCCATCCTGGACATCACCCTGGTCGCCAACGTGCAGAGCCTGTCCCACTCCGACTTCTTCCTCTCCTGCGTGATGGGGGAGCACGACGTGAGCTACCTGCAGATCGAGCGGGAGAACAAGATCGTGATGACTCACCCCAAAATGAACTTCCAAAACTACCGCAACCACAGCAACCAAGTCCAGGCCAGGGGCTTCTCCAAGGGTGACCCGGTGGGGATCCTCTACTGCCTGGGGCGCACCCCGACCGAGCAGGCCCAGGTGGTCTATGTGCACAACAGCCACAATG cccaCCTCTTCCCAGTGAAGGCCACACAGTCTGTGAATGTTGCCGAGGCGGCCACCTTCTCTGCCAGGATCCTCAAGAGGAAGGAGACAGATGTTATGTGGAAAAGAAACG GCACCTACTACCAAACCACGGACCGGGGTGAGGTGCAGGATGACCACGTTGTCCTGACACTCCCCAATGTCAGTGTCAACGAAAGCGGTGTCTACAGTGCCGCGTTCATGGGGGACAGCCCTCTGTTGAGTGCCTTCTACCGCCTCATCGTGAGAG cCTGCCCTGCGAAGAAATGGGGACCATCCTGTGACAAGGACTGTCCCGACTGTCTGAACGGCGGCATCTGCCACGACCACGTTGGTGAATGCATCTGCCCTCCAGGGTTCATGGGCACCCGCTGTGAGAGAG CCTGCCAGGAAGGCCAGTTTGGCCGCAACTGCCAGGAGACGTGCcagagagcccagggctgccaggggctgagcttCTGCCTTCTTGACCCCtatggctgctcctgtgcctcggGCTGGAGCGGCTCCCGCTGCGACCAAG cctgtccctcaGGATTCTACGGCCCTGACTGTGCCCTGAAGTGCACCTGCCAAAATGGAGGCAGCTGTAACCGCTTCAGTGGCTGTGTCTGCCCCGCAGGCTGGCATGGGCAGCACTGTGAGAAGTCAG ACCGGTTCCCCCAGATCATCCAGCTGGCCTCAGAGCTGGAGTTCAACCTGGGCTCAGAGCCCATCATCAGCTGTGTGGCCATTGGCAACCCACTGCCCACCAGGGACAGTGTGGAGCTGCGCAAGGCTGACGGCACTGTCCTCAAG GTCATCAAAACCATCATCGAGCCGAAGCAGATCACCTGCGAGTTTGAGGTGCGGCACCTGACAAAGGCGGACACGGGGCTCTGGGAGTGCCGGGTCTCCACCACCGGGGGCCAGGACAGCCGGAAAGTCAAGGTCAATATCCGAG TCCCACCAGTGTCATTCCCTTCTTCCCCCCAAGTGCCACCAGTGCCCTTGAGCGCCCCCCGGCTGTTGGCCAAGCAGAGTCGCCAGCTCGTGGTGTCACCTGTGGACAGCTTCTCTGGTGATGGACCCATCACCTCCATCAAGCTCTTCTACAAGCCCAAGGATGACAATTCAGCATGGTCATCCATTGTGG TCGACAACAGCGAGAACATCACCCTCATGAACCTCCGGCCAGTGACCGCCTACATCGTCAAGGCGCAGCTGAGCCGGCCAGGGGCTGGTGGGGAGGGCAGCAAGGGTCCTGAAGCCATCATGGTGACTGACTGCCTTG AGCCCACAGTCAAACCTGTGATCGAAGGCTGGTCCGTAGAAGATAAAAATATGCTTCATGTCACCTGGAAGTTGCCAAGCAACCATGAGCCAGCACATGGGTTCATCGTCCACCTCTTTGACTCTGCAAGGCGGTTGGTCTCTGAGAAAAACATCACATCCATCTCTGTGCTCTCTGCCCGCATTGGGGGCTTGGAGTTTAACAAGGAGTACAGACTGGAGGTGCTGGTGTACCACTGCACCAGCCTGGGGCCACCCTCGGACCCCTACAAGGTCATGATCAACAGTAAAG GGCCCTCCTCCCCACAGCTGCTCTCGGCAGAGCCCGTGTCCGACACGGCGGTCAGGCTCTCCTGGCAGGTGCCCGAGTACCCCAACGGGGGCATCACCAAGTACATCGTCGAGCTGCAGCAGGTGGGGGGCACCAGTGAACCCCAGTGGATTGACACCGACAGCGGCGCCGAGACCACCAAGATCGTTGGGGGCCTCAATGCCAGCACCAGCTACCAGTTTCGTGTCCGTGCCAACTCCCACGTGCCAGGGGAATGGAGCCTGCCCGTGAAAGCCAAGACCCTCGGGGACG GAGTGCTGAGTGTgccgcccagcctgggcagccagggcactgAGCAGGCGGGAACAGACCAGCAGCTGCTCTTGGCCATTGTTGGCTCTGTGTCCGTCACTTGCTTCACCATCCTCTTTGCTCTCCTGGCACTTTTCCTCATCAAGAAGAATTTTTTCCACCGGCGCCGCACCTTTACGTACCAGTCTGGCTCGGTGAGTGCCGCCTGCCCCGCCAGGACCGTGTCCCCTGCTCCCCAGGTCCCAGCCCGCTCCAGGTCACGTTCCATAGCCTCCAGCCCGGATGCAGCCAGACCTCACTTCCACACGGAGAGG GGGGAAGAGACCATCCTGCAGTTCAACTCAGGGACCCTGACCCTCACGCGCCGGCCCAAGCCGCAGCCTGAGCCCCTCAGCTACCCCATCCTGGAGTGGGAAGACATCAAGTTTGAGGACATGATCGGGGAGGGCAATTTTGGGCAGGTAATCAGGGCCATGATCAAAAAGGACGGCCTGAAAATGAATGCAGCCATCAAGATGCTGAAAG AGTTTGCTTCAGAGAATGACCATCGGGACTTTGCTGGGGAGCTGGAGGTGCTGTGCAAACTgggccatcaccccaacatcatCAACTTGCTGGGTGCCTGTGAGAACAAGG GCTACCTGTACATCGCCATTGAGTACGCTCCATATGGAAACCTCCTCGACTTCCTCCGCAAAAGCCGAGTCTTGGAGACCGACCCAGCCTTTGCCAAAGAGCACGGCACTGCCTCCACCCTCacatcccagcagctcctccagttTGCTTCAGATGTGGCCAAGGGGATGCAGTACCTGAGTGAGAAGCAG TTCATTCACAGGGACCTGGCAGCAAGAAACATTCTGGTGGGAGAAAACCTGGCCTCCAAAATTGCTGACTTTGGCCTCTCCAGAGGGGAGGAGGTCTATGTGAAGAAGACAATG GGCCGTTTGCCAGTTCGCTGGATGGCCATCGAGTCCCTCAACTACAGCGTGTACACCACAAAGAGTGATGT GTGGTCATTCGGTGTCCTGCTCTGGGAGATTGTCAGCTTGG GGGGGACACCGTACTGCGGGATGACGTGTGCCGAGCTCTATGAGAAGCTGCCCCAGGGATACCGCATGGAGAAGCCGCGTAACTGCGACGACGAGGT GTACGAGCTGATGCGGCAGTGCTGGCGGGACCGCCCCTACGAGCGCCCTCCCTTCGCCCAGATCTCCATGCAGCTCATCCGCATGCTGGAGGCCAGGAAG GCCTACGTGAACATGGCCCTGTTCGAGAACTTCACCTACGCGGGGATTGATGCCACCGCCGAGGAGGCGTGA